The Pochonia chlamydosporia 170 chromosome 1, whole genome shotgun sequence genome window below encodes:
- a CDS encoding 2OG-Fe(II) oxygenase superfamily domain-containing protein: MPSATSTSRPSAPIVIGPTTKSATRPTVPLPSYLIEEGRLKEKVTFDAASHLAFEPPANVVSMNDIGLDGQGISQTAVSDPFPLFTQSAIQQIRAEVFSENVLKDCQFSSTFSRYMIRGMGPARAPFTYSAWNSPELVSYISRVAGVDLIPSIDFEIATINVSVDDSTETVAPRICENPEPLADGVSAVAWHYDSFPFVCVVMLSDCQGMVGGETALRTASGDVMKVRGPAMGTAVVLQGRYIEHQALKAFGGKERISMVTCFRPRSPHLRDETVLTGVRGISDKSELYSQYLEYRLEMMEERIRLKMKEERRRQVAALPFDVADVRNWLVEQREYIDSMIGEMIEE, from the exons ATGCCTAGTGCTACAAGCACCTCCCGGCCATCCGCGCCGATTGTCATAGGTCCAACCACCAAATCCGCAACTCGCCCAACTGTGCCGCTTCCATCATACCTGATTGAGGAAGGTCGGCTGAAGGAAAAGGTGACTTTCGACGCTGCAAGCCATTTAGCGTTTGAGCCTCCCGCCAATGTTGTATCCATGAACGACATCGGGCTTGACGGCCAAGGCATTTCTCAAACTGCAGTGTCGGACCCTTTCCCTCTGTTTACACAAAGTGCAATACAGCAGATTAGAGCAGAGGTGTTTAGCGAAAATGTCTTAAAAGATTGTCAATTCTCTTCTACCTTTAGTAGGTACATGATACGGGGCATGGGTCCAGC TCGAGCTCCATTCACATACTCGGCCTGGAACTCTCCAGAGCTAGTCTCATATATTTCGCGGGTCGCAGGCGTGGacctcatcccatccattgactttgagatTGCCACAATTAATGTGTCTGTCGACGATTCAACCGAGACTGTAGCTCCCAGAATTTGCGAAAATCCCGAGCCGCTTGCTGATGGAGTTTCTGCCGTCGCATGGCACTATGACAGTTTTCCTTTTGTTTGTGTCGTTATGCTGTCCGATTGTCAGGGAATGGTAGGTGGAGAAACAGCGTTAAGAACGGCGTCGGGTGATGTTATGAAAGTTCGGGGGCCGGCCATG GGTACAGCCGTTGTACTACAAGGAAGGTATATCGAGCACCAGGCATTGAAAGCCTTTGGGGGCAAAGAACGCATCTCCATGGTCACCTGCTTCAGACCCAGATCTCCTCATCTCAGGGATGAAACTGTCCTAACCGGTGTGAGAGGGATAAGCGATAAGTCAGAATTGTACTCGCAGTATCTCGAGTACAGGCTcgagatgatggaggagcgCATACGACTCAAAATGAAGGAGGAACGAAGGCGCCAGGTTGCCGCGTTGCCGTTCGATGTTGCTGATGTGAGGAATTGGCTGGTGGAGCAGCGGGAATACATCGACAGCATGATAGGTGAGATGATTGAGGAGTAG